In Arthrobacter citreus, a single genomic region encodes these proteins:
- a CDS encoding acyl-CoA thioesterase — protein MVTCKETRVIRTNLVLPNDVNSHNTLFGGKLMNDLDIIGSISAMKFCRSSIVTASTDSVDFLHPITMKDSVAFESYVTWTGTSSFEVFVKVTAENLKTGEEKIAATAFLTFVALDQDGSLIKVPQIIPETEEEKFLYKGGEERAKIRKNRRLKSKELADFLYKK, from the coding sequence ATGGTAACTTGTAAAGAAACAAGAGTCATTAGAACAAATTTAGTTTTACCAAATGATGTAAATAGTCATAATACTTTGTTCGGTGGAAAACTGATGAATGACTTAGATATAATCGGGAGCATTTCCGCAATGAAATTCTGTAGATCATCAATTGTAACTGCTTCTACAGATTCAGTAGATTTTCTTCACCCGATCACGATGAAAGATTCTGTAGCGTTCGAAAGTTATGTAACTTGGACTGGTACCTCATCATTCGAAGTTTTCGTTAAAGTAACTGCAGAAAACTTAAAAACAGGTGAAGAAAAAATTGCAGCAACTGCCTTTTTAACTTTTGTTGCCTTGGATCAAGACGGAAGTTTAATTAAAGTTCCACAAATTATTCCGGAAACTGAGGAAGAAAAATTCTTATACAAAGGCGGAGAAGAACGCGCTAAAATCCGTAAAAATAGAAGACTAAAAAGTAAGGAATTAGCTGACTTTTTATATAAGAAATAA
- a CDS encoding vitamin B12-dependent ribonucleotide reductase, which yields MINTIIDAELPANIQKLNKDIMHFPMITPINPEMHKTTFKGVSRTVMLDRYAFKDIKLKTLGVGDLVVLTYKDDPKFPRRGYGEVIAIDYNDEEVTVQLDSQFEDGAMITVAFNKVDKPLEIFYEQIADRVARGLASAETPEKFSEVKDMFYEILANKTFVPAGRVLAGAGTGASTTFFNCYVMPHIHDSRDGIGEHRKKVMEIMSRGGGVGTNGSTLRPRDTIVYSVNGRSSGSVSWLHDLSELTNLVIQGGSRRGAQMIMMNVNHPDIVEFIVSKNQNPKVLRYIAQTTKSKLIREEVERKLKFEPISTTEKAAFEALIQLATNDGKLDTPEVEQAKELLKDGGKYSVHNPEFLTGANISVCLTDDFMKAVENDGEYKLQFPDLENYDDEMRLIYDQEWQECGDVREWAARGYGVRTYNTIKAKELWDLINVCATYSAEPGIFFLDNANKMTNAVSYGQKVVATNPCGEQPLAPYSVCNLAAVNLAEMTENGKVNWEKLKRTVRIGTRMQDNVIDATPYFLEENTKQAKGERRIGLGVMGLHDLLIRCGLVYGSEAGNKLVDQLFEAIATAAYETSIELAKEKGEFPFLSTFEDGRERFINSGYMKKMPEEIREAVLENGIRNSHLLTIAPTGSTGTMMNVSTGLEPYFNFVYFRSGRLGKFIPVVADIALEWLEANGYEVTEENVYEMIEHLPEQFVGTMDLSPEAHADVQCIIQRWIDSSISKTVNAPKGYTVEQVAKVYERLHKGGAKGGTVYVDGSRDAQVLSLTNEENDFTTVELEAVENVDTQNNQDQISPTKTGNVGVENGDTCPICLVGTVVEHGGCNTCDNCQVQLKCGI from the coding sequence ATGATAAATACAATAATTGATGCTGAATTACCTGCGAATATACAGAAATTAAACAAAGACATAATGCATTTTCCAATGATTACACCTATTAATCCTGAAATGCATAAAACGACATTTAAAGGTGTATCTAGAACGGTTATGTTAGATCGATATGCATTTAAAGATATTAAGCTTAAAACTTTAGGAGTAGGTGACCTAGTTGTTTTAACATATAAGGATGATCCAAAGTTTCCTCGTCGTGGATATGGTGAAGTAATTGCAATTGACTATAATGATGAAGAAGTAACTGTTCAGTTAGATTCTCAATTTGAGGATGGGGCAATGATTACAGTTGCATTTAATAAAGTCGACAAGCCACTTGAAATCTTCTATGAACAAATTGCAGACCGTGTAGCACGTGGACTTGCATCTGCAGAAACTCCAGAAAAATTCTCCGAAGTAAAAGATATGTTTTATGAAATTTTAGCGAACAAAACATTTGTACCAGCGGGACGTGTGTTGGCTGGTGCGGGAACAGGGGCTTCAACTACATTTTTTAACTGTTATGTTATGCCTCATATTCACGATTCTCGCGATGGGATTGGTGAACACCGTAAGAAAGTAATGGAAATTATGTCACGTGGTGGTGGCGTAGGGACGAACGGATCAACTTTACGTCCAAGAGATACAATTGTATATAGTGTGAACGGGCGATCAAGTGGATCAGTATCTTGGTTACACGATTTATCTGAACTAACAAACTTAGTCATTCAAGGTGGTTCAAGACGTGGGGCACAAATGATTATGATGAATGTAAATCATCCTGATATCGTAGAATTCATCGTATCGAAAAACCAAAATCCAAAGGTTTTACGTTATATAGCACAAACAACAAAATCGAAATTAATTCGTGAAGAAGTAGAGCGCAAATTAAAGTTTGAGCCAATTAGTACAACTGAAAAGGCTGCTTTTGAAGCTTTAATTCAACTTGCAACAAATGACGGAAAGCTGGATACACCTGAAGTAGAGCAAGCAAAAGAACTTCTTAAAGATGGCGGTAAATATTCAGTTCATAATCCTGAGTTTTTAACTGGTGCAAATATATCAGTTTGTTTAACAGATGATTTTATGAAAGCAGTTGAAAATGACGGGGAATACAAGCTTCAATTCCCGGATTTAGAAAACTATGACGATGAAATGCGTTTAATTTATGATCAAGAATGGCAGGAATGTGGAGATGTACGTGAATGGGCAGCGCGTGGATACGGTGTAAGAACATACAACACTATAAAAGCAAAAGAGCTTTGGGATTTAATTAATGTGTGTGCTACTTATTCAGCTGAGCCTGGTATCTTCTTCTTAGATAATGCAAACAAAATGACAAATGCTGTATCGTATGGTCAAAAAGTAGTTGCAACAAACCCTTGTGGAGAGCAACCACTAGCTCCATACTCGGTTTGTAATTTAGCAGCAGTTAACTTAGCGGAAATGACTGAAAATGGTAAAGTTAACTGGGAAAAGTTAAAACGAACCGTTCGAATCGGGACGAGAATGCAAGATAACGTAATTGATGCAACTCCGTATTTCTTAGAAGAGAACACGAAGCAAGCAAAAGGAGAACGACGTATTGGATTAGGTGTAATGGGATTACATGATTTACTAATCCGTTGTGGTCTTGTGTATGGTTCAGAAGCTGGAAACAAGCTAGTAGATCAACTTTTTGAAGCAATTGCTACTGCTGCTTATGAAACTTCAATTGAGTTGGCGAAAGAAAAAGGTGAATTTCCTTTCTTATCAACATTTGAAGATGGTAGAGAACGTTTTATTAACTCAGGATATATGAAAAAAATGCCTGAGGAAATTCGTGAAGCTGTATTAGAAAATGGTATTCGTAACTCCCACTTATTAACAATCGCTCCTACTGGAAGCACTGGAACGATGATGAATGTTAGTACAGGGCTTGAACCTTATTTTAATTTCGTATACTTCCGTTCAGGACGTCTAGGTAAATTCATACCAGTTGTAGCAGATATCGCGTTAGAGTGGTTAGAAGCTAATGGTTATGAAGTAACGGAAGAAAATGTTTATGAGATGATTGAACATTTACCAGAACAATTTGTTGGAACGATGGATCTTTCTCCAGAAGCTCATGCAGATGTTCAATGTATTATCCAAAGATGGATCGATTCTTCAATCAGCAAAACGGTTAATGCTCCTAAAGGTTACACTGTTGAACAAGTAGCGAAAGTGTATGAAAGATTGCATAAAGGTGGTGCGAAAGGCGGAACGGTTTATGTAGATGGTTCTCGTGACGCTCAAGTGTTATCACTAACAAATGAAGAAAATGATTTTACAACTGTAGAACTAGAAGCAGTTGAAAATGTTGATACGCAAAATAATCAAGATCAAATTTCTCCAACGAAAACAGGTAATGTAGGTGTAGAAAACGGAGACACTTGTCCAATCTGCTTGGTTGGTACTGTAGTTGAACATGGTGGTTGCAATACATGTGATAACTGTCAAGTACAGCTAAAGTGTGGAATATAA
- a CDS encoding YdiU family protein — MTQGNGAGWNFDNSYSKLPEFFFAIQDLNPVSSPELVVLNKPLAESLGLDVQALQNEESINVFAGNQIPEGGLPLAQAYAGHQFAHFNMLGDGRALLLGEQITPNNERYDLQLKGSGRTPYSRGGDGRAALGPMLREYIISEAMHALGIPTTRSLAVITTGEQIQRDTRLPGAIMTRIAASHIRVGTFQYVSRWGSVNELKDLADYTIKRHYPEIKSDDPNRYLLLLKGVIKRQVSLIIKWQMVGFIHGVMNTDNMTISGETIDYGPCAFMDTYDPATVFSSIDLRGRYAYGNQPKMAGWNLARFAETVLPLLHDDQEKALEIAQDAISEYPIAYVDNWVAGMRKKIGLFNEEEQDKSLIDELLEIMEKNKADYTNTFRALSYGQQDEPLFETTEYKKWENQWQKRLNRQSESKEESLQLMKDNNPTVIPRNHRVEEALEAATKDGDYSVMEKLVKVLSNPFVKSKEQVNYCSLPPDPDRPYQTYCGT; from the coding sequence ATGACACAGGGAAATGGCGCAGGATGGAATTTTGATAATAGTTATTCAAAGCTACCAGAATTCTTTTTTGCTATTCAAGACTTAAATCCAGTCAGTTCACCAGAATTAGTTGTTTTAAATAAGCCATTAGCAGAATCTCTTGGTTTAGATGTTCAAGCACTTCAAAACGAAGAAAGTATAAATGTTTTTGCTGGGAATCAAATTCCAGAAGGTGGATTACCGCTTGCTCAAGCATACGCAGGTCATCAGTTTGCTCATTTTAATATGCTTGGGGACGGAAGAGCATTATTGTTAGGCGAACAGATTACTCCAAATAATGAGCGATATGATCTACAACTTAAAGGGTCAGGTAGAACGCCTTATTCAAGAGGTGGAGATGGTCGTGCAGCACTTGGGCCGATGCTAAGGGAATATATAATTAGTGAGGCAATGCACGCCTTAGGGATTCCTACAACACGGAGCCTAGCCGTAATAACGACGGGTGAGCAGATTCAACGTGATACTAGACTACCAGGTGCAATCATGACTCGGATTGCTGCTAGTCATATTCGTGTAGGTACGTTCCAGTATGTTTCAAGATGGGGCAGTGTAAATGAGTTAAAAGATCTTGCTGATTATACGATAAAAAGGCATTATCCAGAAATAAAAAGTGATGATCCGAATCGTTATCTTTTATTGCTAAAGGGAGTTATTAAAAGGCAAGTTTCATTAATTATCAAATGGCAAATGGTTGGGTTTATTCATGGAGTAATGAACACTGACAATATGACAATTAGTGGAGAAACAATTGACTATGGTCCATGCGCATTCATGGATACGTATGATCCTGCAACAGTTTTTAGTTCAATTGATCTCCGTGGTCGATACGCATATGGTAATCAACCAAAAATGGCAGGTTGGAATTTGGCGCGTTTTGCTGAAACAGTTTTACCTTTATTGCATGATGACCAAGAAAAGGCGCTAGAAATAGCACAAGATGCAATTTCTGAATATCCTATTGCTTATGTTGATAATTGGGTAGCTGGAATGAGGAAAAAAATAGGATTATTTAATGAAGAGGAACAAGATAAATCATTAATTGATGAATTACTTGAAATAATGGAAAAGAATAAAGCGGATTATACGAATACGTTCAGAGCATTATCATATGGGCAGCAAGATGAACCGTTGTTCGAAACTACTGAATATAAAAAATGGGAAAACCAGTGGCAAAAGAGACTAAATAGACAATCAGAATCAAAAGAAGAATCTCTTCAACTGATGAAAGACAACAACCCTACGGTCATTCCGAGAAACCATCGAGTAGAAGAAGCATTAGAAGCAGCGACTAAAGACGGAGATTATAGTGTAATGGAGAAGTTGGTTAAAGTACTTTCTAATCCATTTGTTAAGTCTAAAGAACAAGTAAATTATTGTTCACTTCCACCTGATCCGGATCGTCCTTATCAAACTTACTGTGGAACTTGA
- a CDS encoding DMT family transporter, which translates to MKKQQIYIILFCIMVVWGFNVIATKVLVENFMPVTMTAIRVFTAGVSVFIILFLIKKVRLLTKREFGYVFPAMLLNVVAHHYFLSIGLSQTSASNGGLILGMGPLLTALLSVFFLGSVMTFVRILGVLFGFAGVAFIVFQSGGGFHGVSHGDFYVFLAILAQASSFVLIKKASKTLDPRLMTGYMLVMGSIILFGISQILEPDGLASMVHHSAGIWAVFFASAVVATAMGHMLYNFALGKVGTTEAAIFLNLNPFFSLIGAVLFLGEKIVLTQVVGFILILIGVLFGSGVYEDLSRKIKRDNQFQA; encoded by the coding sequence TTGAAGAAGCAACAAATTTACATCATTTTATTTTGTATTATGGTGGTATGGGGATTTAATGTTATTGCTACAAAAGTTCTAGTAGAAAACTTTATGCCTGTTACGATGACAGCAATTCGCGTATTTACTGCTGGGGTAAGTGTTTTTATTATTTTATTTTTAATTAAAAAAGTTCGACTACTTACTAAGAGGGAATTTGGGTATGTATTTCCTGCGATGTTATTAAATGTAGTCGCACATCATTATTTTTTATCGATTGGTCTTTCTCAAACTTCAGCATCAAACGGGGGCCTAATACTCGGGATGGGGCCACTTTTAACAGCCTTACTGTCAGTTTTCTTTTTAGGTAGTGTAATGACCTTTGTTAGAATTTTAGGCGTTTTATTTGGATTTGCAGGAGTTGCTTTTATTGTCTTCCAAAGTGGTGGCGGATTTCATGGAGTGTCACATGGAGATTTTTATGTGTTTTTAGCAATTTTAGCTCAAGCTTCAAGTTTCGTGTTAATTAAAAAAGCTTCTAAAACTTTAGACCCAAGATTAATGACTGGATACATGCTAGTAATGGGATCAATCATTTTATTTGGAATCAGTCAAATACTTGAGCCAGATGGATTGGCAAGTATGGTACATCATTCTGCTGGAATTTGGGCGGTATTTTTTGCATCTGCAGTTGTTGCTACAGCTATGGGGCATATGCTATATAATTTTGCACTTGGCAAGGTTGGTACAACAGAGGCAGCAATATTTTTAAATCTAAATCCGTTTTTTTCTCTAATTGGAGCGGTACTATTTTTAGGAGAAAAAATCGTTTTAACACAAGTAGTCGGCTTTATTTTAATTTTAATCGGTGTGCTGTTCGGTTCAGGGGTTTACGAAGATCTATCACGTAAAATTAAAAGGGATAATCAATTTCAAGCTTAA
- a CDS encoding glycosyltransferase, whose amino-acid sequence MNKFEIQQRLEEIEKMKIEIYQRMKREIPEDSNFSKYHFKKLVNGISVIVPTYKGEKVITKCIESLNEQTLSSKYFEVIFIINGEKDQTEEILMQFIKEQSINHFKVLYSEAASVSAARNMGIQEASKKYITFLDDDDYISTNYLEKLFNHADEDSVVISQVVDVDLNGNMNPNNPINSQIKRALDNKLYTYNDLNSVLTMNACKLIPTKNVKTQHYSVGLKSGEDVVFFTKLFASHYFHLKVVPLEEHAIYYRVLRDNSVSRRENSFEFNVIERLQVMKHLDVLLGETNSPTIQQFIKGKIHAQYGFIDRYINNSNELREKVTEEVNKHRFVYFPYFRLYNGEARSLIISYCFPPYVDTSGTVMAKRIIENNEVVDVIYNDMSKVRETDYRQNAMVDGFILNRMEISSASSFKQWKSMKDFIKKSLKEIKFKEKKNGTYHKVYSRALWPASHFLAFEYKLKNPKVRWIAEFSDPILLDIQGNERKSAIIDLGFYKKVNALLKKNKFPLAFNNNMFFWCEYIAYAFADEIVFTNENQMKYMSEMFPLQEMKEVILNKAKICNQPTLPKQYYHVKASKYGIDPSKVNLGYFGTFYQTRKLNELIEGLKITKPELRDKIKLHIFTSDPKALANELSGETIEQNIKVNPYVNFLEFLNFTTKFDCLVVNDAFTKDYKDINPYLPSKLSDYKGSGNNIWGIFEKGSILSRFDTKYKSEIGDTEGAAKVFESLVMEKIIQQINQFDEELPNEKLN is encoded by the coding sequence TTGAACAAGTTTGAAATTCAACAAAGACTAGAAGAAATTGAAAAAATGAAAATCGAAATATACCAACGAATGAAGAGAGAAATCCCTGAGGACTCTAACTTTTCAAAATATCATTTCAAAAAGCTAGTAAATGGTATTAGCGTAATTGTCCCAACATATAAAGGCGAAAAGGTTATAACTAAGTGCATTGAATCATTAAATGAACAAACCCTTTCATCAAAATATTTCGAAGTCATCTTTATTATTAACGGAGAAAAGGATCAAACGGAAGAGATTTTGATGCAATTTATAAAAGAGCAAAGTATAAATCACTTCAAAGTTCTTTATTCAGAAGCAGCTAGTGTTTCGGCGGCAAGAAATATGGGGATTCAAGAAGCATCTAAAAAATATATTACTTTCTTAGATGATGACGATTATATTTCTACTAATTATCTTGAGAAACTGTTTAATCACGCTGATGAAGATTCAGTAGTTATTTCACAAGTTGTCGATGTGGATCTAAATGGAAACATGAATCCCAATAACCCAATTAACTCCCAAATTAAAAGAGCGTTGGATAATAAACTTTATACTTATAATGACTTGAATAGTGTTTTAACAATGAACGCTTGTAAACTAATACCAACAAAGAATGTAAAAACCCAGCACTATTCTGTCGGATTAAAAAGTGGAGAAGATGTAGTATTTTTTACTAAATTATTTGCTTCACATTACTTTCATCTTAAAGTTGTGCCATTAGAAGAGCATGCAATTTATTATCGAGTTTTAAGAGATAACTCGGTTTCTAGACGTGAAAATTCATTTGAGTTTAATGTAATAGAGCGTCTTCAAGTAATGAAACATCTTGATGTTTTACTTGGAGAAACAAATAGTCCTACAATTCAACAATTCATTAAAGGGAAGATACACGCTCAATATGGATTTATAGATCGGTATATAAATAATAGCAATGAATTGAGAGAAAAAGTAACTGAAGAAGTAAATAAACATCGTTTTGTCTATTTCCCTTATTTTAGGCTATACAATGGTGAGGCACGTTCTTTAATAATTTCTTATTGTTTTCCACCTTATGTTGATACAAGTGGCACTGTGATGGCTAAACGTATTATCGAAAATAATGAAGTAGTGGACGTCATTTATAATGATATGTCAAAGGTAAGAGAAACTGATTATCGTCAAAATGCAATGGTGGATGGGTTTATTCTTAATAGGATGGAAATATCATCTGCTAGTAGTTTTAAACAATGGAAATCAATGAAAGATTTTATAAAAAAATCTCTAAAGGAAATTAAATTTAAAGAAAAAAAAAATGGTACATATCATAAAGTTTATAGCCGAGCACTCTGGCCAGCTTCACACTTTTTGGCATTTGAATATAAACTAAAAAATCCAAAAGTAAGATGGATTGCGGAGTTCTCAGATCCAATCCTTTTGGATATTCAAGGAAATGAGCGTAAGTCTGCAATTATTGATTTAGGGTTTTATAAAAAGGTTAATGCCCTTTTAAAGAAAAATAAATTCCCACTAGCGTTTAATAATAATATGTTTTTTTGGTGTGAATATATTGCTTATGCATTTGCAGATGAAATTGTGTTTACAAATGAAAATCAGATGAAGTACATGTCCGAAATGTTCCCGTTGCAAGAAATGAAAGAAGTCATTTTAAATAAAGCAAAAATATGTAATCAACCGACATTACCGAAGCAATATTATCATGTTAAGGCAAGTAAATATGGAATTGATCCAAGTAAAGTAAACCTAGGGTATTTTGGTACATTTTATCAAACGAGAAAATTAAATGAATTAATAGAAGGGCTTAAAATAACGAAGCCTGAATTAAGAGATAAAATTAAACTTCATATTTTTACTTCTGATCCAAAGGCTCTAGCAAATGAATTATCAGGAGAGACAATTGAACAAAATATTAAAGTTAATCCGTACGTTAACTTTTTAGAGTTTTTGAATTTTACTACGAAATTTGATTGTCTAGTTGTAAACGATGCATTCACGAAAGATTATAAAGATATTAATCCTTATTTACCGTCGAAATTGAGCGATTATAAAGGTAGTGGGAATAATATTTGGGGGATTTTTGAAAAAGGTAGTATATTAAGTAGATTTGATACGAAATACAAGTCAGAAATTGGTGATACAGAAGGAGCCGCTAAAGTTTTTGAATCTTTAGTTATGGAGAAGATCATTCAACAAATCAACCAATTTGATGAAGAATTACCAAATGAGAAATTAAATTAA
- a CDS encoding LTA synthase family protein, translated as MKLYQNWMLTDTFKWNFLIVSVIVSIIVIGLYALGYSVWWILVSIVGALGIFSYALSEKIKYTGEPFHPSDLLFLRDPIVFIQFSKLPSILKWSGLFTIIAFIGLGTYFAYKKWRNASKRKNAFRFLLIVSLGVFFSFGTKEGYAYFVKYSNVKYIPWNYETSVERYGMYPTFLVTYINSKKEEPKLAPNVKDGIINELKSSKPLTKPAQLPDILVIQSEAYNTFDGTKLTWNTDPNAPLRSIKEGIHGTLISNTFGGRTANEEFEILTSLKLKRKLEERTPYQEGKMGNREMPSFVQDVRKLGMDPIALHPFKTTFFKRKEVYPHLGFNQFLSEKDLTSCEKFGSYISDDCSSKKALSLINKKGSQFVFFVTMQNHFDWHKGRFPEENIKVSGVPMDDALKEKVGSYASGIYKSGNSLVSVWQEIKKRKNPTIVLFYGDHRPTFGDKKETYEQWGAPVEKIEEEDWYNETPMWIWSNDKNTMDKIKNYSKPFLQNGNLKLESYEIGPLLMKILTNNQIEQSWYDWVLKNHSNDVWDWIIYDRVYGEGITFNNSIHQ; from the coding sequence GTGAAACTTTATCAGAATTGGATGCTAACAGATACTTTTAAATGGAACTTTTTGATTGTATCAGTTATTGTTTCCATCATTGTGATCGGTCTGTATGCCCTTGGCTATAGCGTTTGGTGGATTTTAGTGTCGATTGTCGGGGCATTAGGAATATTCTCTTATGCACTATCGGAAAAAATAAAATATACTGGAGAGCCATTTCATCCGAGTGATTTACTTTTTCTGCGTGATCCAATCGTCTTTATTCAATTTTCAAAACTTCCTTCTATTCTAAAATGGAGTGGCCTATTTACAATTATAGCTTTTATAGGTTTAGGCACTTATTTTGCCTATAAAAAATGGAGAAATGCTTCTAAAAGGAAAAATGCTTTCCGCTTCCTATTAATCGTTTCACTAGGCGTGTTTTTTTCATTTGGGACTAAAGAAGGGTATGCTTATTTTGTTAAATATTCAAATGTAAAATATATTCCTTGGAATTACGAAACTAGCGTAGAAAGATATGGTATGTATCCAACATTTTTAGTAACGTATATAAACAGTAAAAAAGAAGAGCCTAAGTTAGCTCCTAATGTAAAAGATGGAATTATTAATGAGTTAAAATCATCGAAACCACTAACGAAGCCTGCACAATTACCGGATATTTTAGTGATCCAAAGTGAGGCTTATAATACTTTTGATGGTACGAAATTAACATGGAATACCGATCCAAATGCACCCCTTCGTTCAATAAAAGAAGGGATTCATGGGACTTTAATCAGTAACACATTTGGAGGCCGAACAGCTAATGAGGAATTTGAAATCTTGACTAGCCTAAAATTAAAACGGAAATTGGAAGAGCGTACTCCATATCAAGAAGGAAAAATGGGAAATAGAGAAATGCCTAGTTTCGTTCAGGATGTTAGAAAATTAGGTATGGATCCAATTGCGCTTCATCCTTTTAAAACAACCTTTTTTAAAAGAAAAGAAGTTTATCCTCACTTAGGGTTTAATCAGTTCTTGTCTGAAAAAGATTTAACATCATGTGAAAAATTTGGTTCTTATATATCTGACGACTGCAGCTCCAAAAAAGCATTATCCTTAATTAATAAAAAAGGGAGTCAGTTTGTTTTCTTTGTGACAATGCAGAACCACTTTGATTGGCATAAAGGTCGCTTTCCGGAAGAAAATATTAAAGTAAGTGGAGTTCCAATGGATGACGCGTTAAAAGAAAAAGTGGGAAGCTATGCAAGTGGTATTTATAAAAGTGGAAATTCGCTTGTCTCAGTATGGCAGGAAATCAAAAAACGTAAAAATCCTACAATCGTCCTTTTTTATGGTGACCATCGTCCAACATTTGGTGATAAAAAAGAAACTTACGAGCAGTGGGGAGCTCCGGTAGAGAAGATCGAAGAAGAAGATTGGTATAATGAAACTCCTATGTGGATTTGGAGTAATGACAAAAATACAATGGACAAGATTAAGAATTATTCAAAGCCATTTTTACAAAATGGTAATCTTAAATTAGAATCATATGAAATTGGACCACTTCTAATGAAGATTCTTACGAATAATCAGATTGAACAATCTTGGTATGATTGGGTACTTAAAAATCACTCAAATGATGTTTGGGATTGGATCATTTATGATCGAGTATATGGTGAAGGTATTACTTTTAATAATAGCATTCATCAATAA
- the sleB gene encoding spore cortex-lytic enzyme produces the protein MRKLVFLKGPLIFWIVFMSIFCNVQLNNVQAFTSQVLQMGATGEDVIELQSRLKYNGYYTSKVDGVFGYNTYWAVRNFQNNFGMPVDGIVGAKTKAMLVKATKYERSGNTGNSGSNVPNGYSQNDIQLMANAVYGESRGEPYIGQVAVAAVILNRVSNSSFPNTVSGVIFEPGAFTAVSDGQIYLTPNETAKNAVLDAVNGWDPSENALYYFNPDTATSAWIWSRPQIKQIGRHIFCR, from the coding sequence ATGAGGAAACTAGTTTTCTTAAAGGGTCCGTTAATTTTTTGGATCGTTTTTATGAGCATTTTCTGTAATGTTCAGCTCAATAATGTACAAGCTTTTACAAGCCAAGTGTTACAAATGGGTGCTACCGGAGAGGATGTTATTGAATTACAGTCTCGCTTAAAATACAACGGTTATTACACTAGTAAAGTAGATGGTGTCTTTGGATATAACACATACTGGGCCGTTAGAAACTTTCAAAACAACTTTGGGATGCCAGTTGATGGAATTGTAGGAGCAAAAACAAAAGCAATGCTAGTAAAAGCTACAAAATATGAAAGGTCCGGAAATACAGGTAATTCTGGATCAAATGTACCAAATGGTTATTCGCAAAATGATATTCAGCTAATGGCAAATGCAGTTTATGGAGAATCGCGTGGCGAACCGTATATCGGTCAAGTGGCTGTTGCAGCAGTAATTTTGAATCGTGTAAGTAATTCTTCATTTCCAAATACAGTTTCAGGTGTCATTTTTGAACCAGGTGCCTTTACTGCAGTATCTGATGGACAAATCTATTTAACGCCGAATGAGACTGCAAAAAATGCAGTTTTAGATGCTGTAAATGGATGGGATCCAAGCGAAAATGCTTTATATTATTTTAATCCTGACACAGCGACTAGTGCTTGGATTTGGAGCCGACCACAAATTAAGCAAATTGGTAGACATATATTTTGCCGATAA